A part of Vulpes lagopus strain Blue_001 chromosome 4, ASM1834538v1, whole genome shotgun sequence genomic DNA contains:
- the DNAJB6 gene encoding dnaJ homolog subfamily B member 6 isoform X3 has protein sequence MVDYYEVLGVQRHASAEDIKKAYRKLALKWHPDKNPENKEEAERKFKQVAEAYEVLSDAKKRDIYDRYGKEGLNGGGGGGIHFDTPFEFGFTFRNPDDVFREFFGGRDPFSFDFFEDPFEDFFGSRRGPRGSRNRGTGSFFSAFSGFPSFGGGFSSFDTGFTSFASPGHGGLTSFSSTTFGGSGMGNFKSISTSTKMVNGRKITTKRIVENGEERVEVEENGQLKSLTINGKEQLLRLDSK, from the exons ATGGTGGATTACTATGAAGTTCTAGGCGTGCAGAGACATGCCTCTGCTGAGGATATTAAAAAGGC GTACCGGAAATTGGCCCTAAAGTGGCATCCAGataaaaaccctgaaaataaagaagaagcaGAGAGGAAATTCAAGCAAGTAGCTGAGGCGTATGAGGTGTTATCAGATG caaAAAAACGGGACATCTATGACAGATACGGCAAAGAAGGACTAaatggtggaggtggag GTGGAATTCATTTTGACACTCCATTTGAGTTTGGCTTCACATTCCGTAACCCAGATGATGTCTTCAGGGAATTTTTTGGTGGAAGGGACCCGTTTTCCTTTGACTTCTTTG AAGATCCATTTGAGGACTTCTTTGGGAGCCGAAGAGGCCCCCGTGGGAGCAGGAACCGAGGCACGGGGTCGTTCTTCTCCGCCTTCAGTGGATTTCCGTCTTTTGGAGGagggttttcttcttttgatacAG GATTTACTTCCTTCGCATCACCAGGTCACGGGGGCCTCACTTCATTCTCTTCCACGACATTTGGTGGTAGTGGGATGGGCAACTTCAAATCTATATCCACTTCTACTAAAATGGTTAATGGCAGAAAAATCACTACAAAGAG AATTGTGGAGAATGGTGAAGAAAGAGTAGAAGTTGAAGAGAACGGCCAGTTAAAGTCCTTAACGATAAATGGTAAGGAGCAGCTGCTACGCTTGGATAGCAAGTAA
- the DNAJB6 gene encoding dnaJ homolog subfamily B member 6 isoform X2 codes for MVDYYEVLGVQRHASAEDIKKAYRKLALKWHPDKNPENKEEAERKFKQVAEAYEVLSDAKKRDIYDRYGKEGLNGGGGGGIHFDTPFEFGFTFRNPDDVFREFFGGRDPFSFDFFGVLGDFHFQALRISTQEKKLLHGYYMYEVTVQPAGGFEEVASEDLDPGFEDSAEDSQSEENSEVLDVISIEELDTYSEDEPSEGCSRGQGELLSEELEFVSSEDEASPGDEEELSEECEELLSEDSGPELEGLPAQH; via the exons ATGGTGGATTACTATGAAGTTCTAGGCGTGCAGAGACATGCCTCTGCTGAGGATATTAAAAAGGC GTACCGGAAATTGGCCCTAAAGTGGCATCCAGataaaaaccctgaaaataaagaagaagcaGAGAGGAAATTCAAGCAAGTAGCTGAGGCGTATGAGGTGTTATCAGATG caaAAAAACGGGACATCTATGACAGATACGGCAAAGAAGGACTAaatggtggaggtggag GTGGAATTCATTTTGACACTCCATTTGAGTTTGGCTTCACATTCCGTAACCCAGATGATGTCTTCAGGGAATTTTTTGGTGGAAGGGACCCGTTTTCCTTTGACTTCTTTG GTGTTCTAGGGGACTTCCATTTTCAGGCTCTAAGGATTTCCACACAGGAAAAGAAGCTTCTCCACGGCTACTACATGTATGAAGTTACGGTACAGCCTGCGGGGG GGTTCGAGGAGGTGGCGAGTGAGGACTTGGACCCCGGGTTTGAGGACTCGGCCGAAGACTCCCAGAGCGAAGAGAACAGCGAGGTTTTGGATGTGATCTCTATCGAGGAGCTTGATACCTATAGTGAAGATGAGCCAAGTGAAGGCTGTAGCCGGGGCCAGGGCGAGctgctgagtgaggagctggAATTTGTGTCCAGCGAGGATGAGGCGAGCCCAGGGGATGAGGAAGAGCTGAGCGAGGAGTGCGAGGAGCTGCTGAGTGAGGACAGCGGGCCAGAGCTGGAGGGGCTGCCTGCGCAGCATTGA